A stretch of the Melitaea cinxia chromosome 14, ilMelCinx1.1, whole genome shotgun sequence genome encodes the following:
- the LOC123659961 gene encoding uncharacterized protein LOC123659961, with product MPRKRINRSPPVEKKDDVDDDDFLFDDSQSSSGRSGHEPQHRNAANARERARMRVLSKAFCRLKTTLPWVPADTKLSKLDTLRLAASYIAHLRALLHEPRSAHTPPHPLNLAWPFTFQHGGTLSCTISQRWDINSQNQDDSVNRNLSSREIQNGVNCNDSYRQDYSENDYEERSYEDRSYEDNNELPCNSMQYCNYEYKEHFYEMRNSYPSEGLMNNV from the exons atgcctAGAAAACGTATTAATCGTTCGCCGCCTGTTGAAAAGAAAGATGATGTGGACGACGACGATTTTCTTTTCGACGATTCTCAATCTAGTTCTG GAAGAAGTGGACACGAGCCGCAACACAGGAACGCCGCTAATGCTCGGGAGCGGGCACGCATGAGAGTGCTTTCCAAAGCTTTTTGCAG actgaAAACTACTTTACCATGGGTACCGGCGGATACAAAATTGTCAAAACTAGATACATTACGGCTGGCCGCGTCGTATATAGCACATCTACGCGCACTACTGCACGAGCCAAGATCTGCACACACGCCTCCGCATCCACTTAATTtg gCTTGGCCATTTACTTTTCAACATGGTGGCACATTAAGCTGCACGATTTCACAAAGATGGGATATAAATTCTCAAAACCAGGACGATTCAGTGAATCGAAATTTATCTTCGAGGGAAATTCAAAATGGCGTCAATTGTAATGATAGTTACCGGCAAGATTATTCTGAAAACGATTATGAAGAACGAAGTTACGAAGATCGAAGTTACGAAGATAACAACGAATTACCCTGTAATTCGATGCAATATTGCAATTATGAATACAAAGAACATTTTTACGAAATGAGAAATTCGTACCCATCCGAGGGTTTGATGAACAATGTGTGA